In Zea mays cultivar B73 chromosome 7, Zm-B73-REFERENCE-NAM-5.0, whole genome shotgun sequence, the following proteins share a genomic window:
- the LOC100502464 gene encoding AP2-like ethylene-responsive transcription factor CRL5 has translation MTNENNGNGTNPASASGWLGFSLSPHMASAMDEHQHQHQHHNGLFFPSVTAAYGLGGGDGVVAASASPYYTPQLASMPLKSDGSLCIMEALRRSDQQDHHGPKLEDFLGAAAQSQAMALSLDNPAAAASSFYYYGGGGGPGHQHGFLQPCGDLYGGTSAASLVSADDEAAAATAMASWVAAARAESGVLSAAAAAGHHHALALSMSSGSLSSCVTAHPAAPEYGAAAALDGGRKRGGAAGQKQPVHHRKSIDTFGQRTSQYRGVTRHRWTGRYEAHLWDNSCKKEGQTRKGRQVYLGGYDVEEKAARAYDLAALKYWGPSTHINFPLEDYQDELEEMKNMTRQEYVAHLRRKSSGFSRGASMYRGVTRHHQHGRWQARIGRVSGNKDLYLGTFSTQEEAAEAYDVAAIKFRGLNAVTNFDITRYDVDKIMASNTLLPGDLARRRKDDASDDNPAPAAAAAIAIAEPAAHQPAAGVNDASETWKHVVASAALAAAPRDNHHHRHHDVLSGEAFSVLHDLVATAADGGAGHHHHHAHSAAHHVPMSSATSSLVTSLGNSREGSPDRGGGLSMLFSKPPQAAKPMSPLMPLGSWASATASARAAVSIAHMPVFAAWTDA, from the exons ATGACCAACGAAAACAATGGCAACGGCACGAACCCCGCGTCGGCGAGCGGCTGGCTAGGCTTCTCGCTGTCGCCTCACATGGCTTCCGCCATGGACGaacaccagcaccagcaccagcaccataATGGCCTCTTCTTCCCTTCCGTCACCGCGGCATACGGCCTCGGTGGCGGCGACGGCGTGGTGGCCGCCAGCGCGTCGCCGTACTACACGCCGCAGCTGGCGTCCATGCCGCTGAAGTCCGACGGCTCCCTCTGCATCATGGAGGCGCTCCGCAGGAGCGACCAACAGGATCACCACG GGCCCAAGCTGGAGGActtcctcggcgcggcggcgcagtCGCAGGCCATGGCGCTGAGCCTGGAcaaccccgccgccgccgcctccagcTTCTACTactacggcggcggcggcggtccgGGGCACCAGCACGGGTTCCTGCAGCCGTGCGGCGACCTGTACGGCGGAACCTCGGCCGCGTCCCTGGTGTCCGCGGACGACGAGGCGGCCGCCGCGACGGCCATGGCGAGCTGGGTGGCGGCGGCGCGCGCCGAGAGCGGCGTGCTGTCCGCCGCCGCAGCCGCGGGGCACCACCACGCGCTGGCCCTGTCCATGAGCTCCGGGTCGCTGTCGAGCTGCGTGACCGCGCACCCCGCGGCGCCCGAgtacggcgcggcggcggcgctggacggcgggcgcaagcgcggcggcgcggcggggcAGAAGCAGCCCGTGCACCACCGCAAGTCCATCGACACGTTCGGGCAGAGGACGTCGCAGTACCGCGGCGTGACCAG GCATAGGTGGACGGGGAGGTACGAGGCGCACCTGTGGGACAACAGCTGCAAGAAGGAAGGCCAGACCAGGAAGGGCAGGCAGG TCTATCTCG GCGGGTACGACGTGGAGGAGAAGGCGGCGAGAGCCTACGACCTGGCGGCGCTCAAGTACTGGGGCCCTTCCACGCACATCAACTTCCCG CTGGAGGACTACCAGGATGAGCTGGAGGAGATGAAGAACATGACGCGGCAGGAGTACGTGGCGCACCTCAGGAG GAAGAGCAGCGGCTTCTCGCGGGGCGCGTCCATGTACCGGGGAGTCACAAG GCACCACCAGCACGGGCGGTGGCAGGCGCGCATCGGCCGCGTCTCCGGCAACAAGGACCTCTACCTCGGCACCTTCA GCACGCAGGAGGAGGCCGCGGAGGCGTACGACGTCGCGGCCATCAAGTTCAGGGGCCTCAACGCCGTCACCAACTTCGACATCACGCGCTACGACGTCGACAAGATCATGGCCAGCAACACGCTGCTGCCGGGCGACCTCGCGCGCCGCAGGAAGGACGACGCCAGCGACGACAACCCGGCGCCCGCCGCCGCAGCCGCCATCGCCATCGCCGAACCGGCGGCGCATCAGCCTGCCGCCGGCGTCAACGACGCCAGCGAGACGTGGAAGCATGTGGTGGCATCGGCGGCGCTGGCCGCCGCGCCGCGGGACAaccaccaccaccgccaccacgaCGTGCTGTCCGGCGAGGCCTTCTCCGTGCTGCACGACCTGGTGGCCACCGCCGCGGACGGCGGCGccggccaccaccaccaccacgccCACAGCGCCGCGCACCACGTGCCCATGTCCAGCGCGACGTCGTCGCTGGTCACCAGCCTCGGCAACTCCCGCGAGGGCAGCCCCGACCGCGGCGGCGGCCTGTCCATGCTCTTCTCCAAGCCGCCGCAGGCCGCCAAGCCCATGAGCCCGCTCATGCCGCTGGGCTCCTGGGCGTCCGCGACGGCGTCGGCCAGGGCCGCCGTCTCCATCGCGCACATGCCCGTGTTCGCCGCCTGGACCGACGCCTGA